tttattttttaagaaatattgttttcaacattctgaacaattttgagaaaaatcggcttgaaagtttttttaccaaaaaataaaaacctaaaaataatttataaaagttggtaaaaattgattttcgactcaaatatattttcaaaactttgagatattggctttaattttctttaatctttcaaaaaatattgttgtcaacattcagtaaaattttgaaaaaaatcgaattgacagttttttttacaaaaaattaaaaaccaaaaaaattaacaaaagttggtaaaaaatgatttttgactcaaatatcttttcaaaaatttgagataatagctcctaactaatttttacttataagaaatattgttttcaacattaggacaaattttgagaaaaatcgaacttacagtttttttacaagaaataaaactctaaaaaaaaaaaaacaatactaaaacttgttaaaaatttactttcgaatcaaatagcttttcaaaaattaaaaatattgccttcaaacttattttatttcacagaaaatattgatttcgatattgagtaatttttatacaaaaatccaacggcccgtttttttattatacatatagacaaacatttaaccaaggcaaatcgacagacgggatgggaagttaccagtgtgggatgcaacccacctctttctataatttcttttatttaaataatgtttaaaatttttttttttagtctcAATCCCCAAGAGATTCAACATCGCGGTGATGTTGTTCATGATGTGCCTTATGTCTTATATGGCCCGggtaaatttttcattaaatattattgccATGACCAAACCGAAGAACAGCTCTGAAATAGTTCCTGATGTAAGCAACACATACATATACACTATgcaatatttgtttatacatacatgtatttatttttttatattttatccaGCAAGGACCACGTTATGAATGGGATCAAGATGATCAAGCCTTACTTTTGGGTGCATACTTTTATGGTTATCTCATAACTTCTCTACCAGGTGGAATGCTTGCTGAAAGGTTTGGTGGAAGGGCTGTTGCTGGTTATTCTTGTATTTTAACGGCAATTTTCACTGCCTTGACACCTTTTGCAGCCTCCTGGGGTGTATGGGCAGTCTTTTTGGTGCGTTTCATTATTGGATTTCTTGGGGTgtgtatagtttttgaaattgtagttaaaaaataaatcgatctataacaaaattaaacctTATAGGGTGTAGTGTATCCTTGTTGTCACTGCCTCATATCAAAATGGGCGCCACCAGTGGAAAAAGGAAAATTCGTGGCAGCTTTAATGGGTGGAACTTTCGGTACCGTGATTACATGGCCTATTAGTGGCCTTATCGTCGAATCAATGGGATGGCCTTGGGCATTTTACATGGTTGCCATATTCATCGGTCTTGTAACCCTCGTATGGTTCATTATTGTTGATGATAGTCCCGCGCTGCACACAACAATATCAATTGAAGAGCGTGATCTTatattaaattccttaggaGGTTCTGTGTCCACGAAAAAGAAGTTACCACCATTCAAATATGTGGCATTGTCGTTGCCTTTCTGGTCATTGTTGTTGCTTCACTACGGTAACATGTGGGGACTGTTCTTCCTTATCACAGCAGCACCGAAATTCATGAGTGAGGTGAGTTtaatgagaaaaatcaaataaaaacacaaactaccagctttttgttttccaaacaGGTCCTAGGATTCAACCTTTCATCAGCAGGATTTTTGTCCAGTCTTCCCCATTTGGCAAGACTAATATGTGCCTTCGGATTTGGAGCAATTGCTGATATAATAAGACGCAAGGAATTGATATCAGTTACGAAAATTAGGAAAATTTTCTGCATTCCatgtaagtttaaaattattaatccaTCATTTGTGAGCATTgactttaaatattattccatGTCCACAGCACATATCATCCCAGGAGTCTTTCTTATCATTTTGGCTTATTTCGGTCGAGACCCTTACGTGTGTGTAGCCATAATTACATTTTCTCTTGGTTTTAATGGAGCTGCAACCGTCACAAATTTAGCCAACTCACAGGATTTGGCTCCCAATTATGCAGGAACACTTTACGGAACTATAAATTTTGTTGGAACAACCCCTGGTATATTTTCACCAATGATCGTTGCATATTTCACCAGAGATGAGGTACTTTTGAAATGATTATTTCCTTATAAATGTTTCATCTTATATtaatctttctatttttaatatagAATACAATTGATCAGTGGCAAAATATTTTCCTGATTGGTGCTGGGGCATATATAGTTCCTGCGATCATATTTTCGATCTTGGGATCGGGCAAGATTCAAAAGTGGAACGACATTGATAACGACTCGAACGAAAAAGATGTAgccaatacaaaattataaaagcaaAACACAATAAATTCATACTTGATATTTTGATAAAGATGATAgtatttagtttagttttagtttgtACACAAAGATTATTGATTGAAGTAATACGTTTTGAGAATTACAAatacttaatgtttttttgacaCTGACCTCTAATACGTTTTACGGTACACCAGGATTATAAATATGCAAGATTGGGTTGTCCAATTTGTTACtgtatcatttaatttttgtaattaaaaagtttaaaaatgcgaataaatactaatttttaaatattggagaagaattacataaatacaaaaaaatttactcTTCTGATTTTAAAcgcataattaataaaaattggaaaattgtaaGATCCTAATCTTCTATTTACATCTTAGAATTGTATAATATTAAATGACCGTTCTTAAAACTATAAATGTCGAAACAACATGTGAAAAATAACTAATGATGATAGACCATAATTTAATATATGAATATGTATGTCAACTAATTATGTAtataagtaaatttatttaaaaaaaatattaaatatttatgaaaaaaaaactatttttttatatttaagtaatttatttactGGTCGACGAATctgataaatttttgaatacagaAAAGGTGATCACcattttattattcaataaaattgaatttccttAAATTGGTTAtgttttaggttaggttaggttggagtggctgtccaggtgtcattgacgcacgtagaccttaagggtccattgtgataccaccaatgaggttactcatgggagagtattgaatttaaacaaaccattttgtacttttaataaacttagagagacgttttgtgtcaatcgttgccagttcactggtgttatcgaagaagggattaccgagaaagtaattccttctaatggagagtgctggacatgtacacagaaggtgttggactgtttcctcttcctcatcgtccatgcagcttctacagaagtcatttgtgtagacccctagcctcagagcatgtcttcctatgaggtagtgtcccgttattactccaattgtagagcttatactttgtctgctcagtgatatcaagctttttgaccgttttaagtcaatacttggccatatttgcttggttgctaggcaggtggtattttgtgaccatctagcatttgttgtttctagagcatattgcttgagaagatatttgcatgtagcaagtggtgttcctatgttatgtttttgtctaacataaagcagaagtgttccgtttttggcgagctcatcggctttgcaatttcccggaatgtctctgtggcccggcacccaaatgaggtgaatgttgaactgttccgtcatctcattcagggatgattgacaatcgtggactgttcgagagtttgtggagacagacgcgagagatttaagagtggcttggctgtctgagaagatttgtatatccttacaagatataacgttttctttaatcgctattacttctgcctggaatacactaaattgattgggaagtctataggatagactgagattcagttgttctgaaaagataccacttccaactccgtgatcggtctttgaaccgtcagtatagaagtgtaccgcatcgtcttccaggggtccctcttcttcccaggaggatcttgaagggatggacacatggaatcttttaccaaataccatttttggggtggtatagtctaagcgatctgggatagatctgaaattgtctagaatagtagtatgtccagtattgttactggtccattgagaggtggctctaagccttacacatgagttggcagccacctttttagagaagatgtcaagtggtgttaggtttaaaagcacttccagtgctgcggttggtgttgtgcgaagtgctcctgtgatgcacatacctgctgactggtggactttaatgagcttatttagatttaccatcttgtccagtgcggtccaccatacggtGGCTCCATATATGAGTatgagaagccccattttgatcctatggcctttttacaagtaaaaagcgctacagtagcctttttgactctttcatcaatatttgccttccaattcagttttttgtctaaaatgaggcccaaatatttagcttgatcggaaaagcttaatggtattcctctaattttgggtgggctaatctgaggaattttatatcttctcaaaaagagtattaattctgttttgtgtgggttgacgtccaatccacattgattagcccatttagtttgcctgtttagggcattttgtatgAGTTCCGAgtgaacttgggggtgcttcccagatacggatatcgcaacgtcgtctgcataggcaatcaccttaaaaccctctgcttccaatgctgtaagtaggtcgtttactaccatgttccataaaagtggtgaaaggactccacctttgggagtgcctcgattcaccgatctggttgtagtaaaacttctcatgttagaaattattgtcctgcttttgagcatgagacttataagatctatgagtgacttctttaatttcagcttatccattgctgttgtgatcgcctagTAACTGACGTtcttgaaagctccttcaatatctaggaacgctaccaggttatattctttgtattcgagggaatgttcaatagtacgtaccagcgagtgaagtgctgattctactgattttcccttagagtaagcatgttgagctgttgAAATGAGAcatagttttaaattatgtctgatataaatttcaatcaatctttccaaggttttaagaaggaaggatgataggctgattcgtcgtagatctttagggttaacgtgtgagggtttccctgctttgggaatgaagactacttttgccattctccaggctttgggaatatatctcaaccttacacagcttgtcagaatgattttcaatggtggaataatcatgtctgagcatttttgtagttcgaccggaatgattccatctggtcctagagatttatatggatcaaagctgtctatggcccattgcagtttttcccgcgttattagatcaactaaatcgcttgtataagctaaagactctgatgttaagtcattgattatgttagagctacctggaaagtgggtgtctaataacagattaagagattcttcatctgtgatagtccacgtgcctgcttctgtctttaaagcactgggtgttgttggactttttgatagaattttcctgagtcttgaggcttctgaagtattttctattttaccacaaaaatttctccaagaagacctcttactctttcataattcttttttatattgctttagagcttgtttgtataagtcccagtcagaaggagatctagtgtacttagatctgttgaagagtttgcgacagctctttctgaatggttttagttctttacgccaccaataaggtttctttttaccctttaaaacgGTTACAGCgaatgaagatctcattgattttTGACCGAAGCCTTAGGTAAGAttatttacagaaaggtctagttcatctttactggaggaggttatgttttaagaaggaaaaaaagtttCAGAATCATTCAAGTGcctatttgaaaaacaaagaaatgaaAATGCTTGAGTTGAATATGGGCATTTAAACATAATTTGATTGATAACACCGATAGTCAACCAAGATTTGTTTGTGGcaataaaattgaactttttcaatcGGTTTTGATAGCCTTTATTCAAATCCTACTACACAAGCATGGTCCTACACAAAGACTCTGTTCACAAATagtacttatattttaaaattaaaaatgtgccTATAAAacatgtttgattttaaaaatttgaaatgctATTTAGTTTATCAAAAAACCTTGATTTATGTTTTTGccgaaaatcgttttttttttattatttttttatatcaatataatttatttataatttatataccaTATAGTTTCTATACGTCGCACGTTAACACATACAAGGCTTTTTGAGACTATGGGCACATTCATAATTCTAgaggctacgtagtcaaaatttaactagctttgtgaatgcaatatacatattatgtatgtatggtgtgtctatgattTGAGtgattatttcattttgaattcttgtgtccttaccgatcagctgattgtgaaacgtcaaaaccagtgtgcattaactggctgcgttcaatctcagacagatagggcaTAGGGATGCCTTTTTGTTAGTCTTTTACGTTTAAAgttgatcaaaaacagctgagatgtcaaaaaaggaatctaaAGGAATCTAAAGGTATATAGGTAtgtgacagaacagctgattccacacatggttgaatttcaagaaacttgaaaattgatttcgtgtttttgtaattgttggtaaacaaaaagatacaaatgtaATTTGACGTTTTATTTGAGGATGTTCGGTACATAacagacgatgaagaagctatttgcctctgAATTTAAGAAggttatcttttatttattaaattgttacgttctcaacgtttcaacgtatcaattcatcatcgtccgacgaatcagttgaattatccatttaatgttttatctttaaacaatttttacttcgaAGCGTAAATggttctctatttttttttgtgaacagctgaaagttgtttttattgtttgacagctatccaactcgttcaataaggtatccacctatccaagatactctatccaacacgagattgaacgcagccactTTTGTAGCCAAAATTTTTACACTACTTTGGAGGGGAAATTTCATCAACCTTTGTAATtgcatttagccaatcagaatcccttgactacgtagccactagcttagTGAATGCCCCCTATATAAATGTATGAAGTACCTTTTTCGACAAAATtggtgatggttttccaaatccaTAATCCCTTTCTTTCATATTCAGTTGAGatatttaaagtatttcatGTTCAAATGttcgaaaaaaagttgttagatttcacatAACTTAATCTTAGGAAACGGTAAACCATTTGcgctaaaaaaattttaacaaaaaaggcaaaatggaTTGAAAGTCACTTTAGTTCTTGTAAAGAATTGATCGTCTAAACTACATATTCTatcatatcaagtttttgaaatacattataaaaatgaaaaataatgttaaaaaaggatactttaaaaacttgggcagatatttaaaatcaatgtccGGATTAGAATTCAGCACTTAAAATTAactacaaaacatattttttcaaaactaaaaactcttaaattcaaggtttgctcaaaacttcatGTAATTACTCATAGCTAATGAGGATTtacagaaactaagtaagattttcaaacaatttaaaatgcatCTAAAAGAGAGcgatttgtactttgcaaatcatcacaaaatttattgttagaTACTTTGAGTTCTTATATATGCATGTAGCTTCAAAAACCccgtttttgattatttttgcattttcaaagggacgtatttttaaaacctaatgtgataaaaaaatttaaaggtaaGATTTAGGACATCTtagtagttatttttttttaaacacgaaGAATTTTCAgcctgttggatttttttaaaactctgtccTAGTTTTAAATATGAAACACTAGGTTGTAATGAATTTCAATCGAGAGATCtttgtaactatttttttttgtttattttattgttttatcaaaatcttaaagctaaacaaaaattctttttttttttttggtgccacCCTGACTGTCCCCAACCTAATTCTTAAATCTATGTAAGCCGTCCAAGACCAAACGCCCCACACAACTTTAAAcgacattctcaatttgaagccaccaaaactggttctcctgcctcaccctatctcttcggtccctatcggaaacagtcctactgaaccggaGGCACTCGGCTCCGTCCAGTGCGAAAACGTCTCtactgtaaaggagtcgcctatctatagttttacggctgacgtggtagaaTAACGGAACCGCCTCcatatcctgtatcagccctcgattgtctaaatagagaaaagcttcgggcggaatgttgccacttaaacgtggCAACAAGCCGTTAGTCGACGACATCactctcgcaatgtgacccctaccaagcttcagcaagaacttatctattctgtttatg
This window of the Eupeodes corollae chromosome 3, idEupCoro1.1, whole genome shotgun sequence genome carries:
- the LOC129949982 gene encoding sialin — encoded protein: MTFVLLPCLKGFSIPKRFNIAVMLFMMCLMSYMARVNFSLNIIAMTKPKNSSEIVPDQGPRYEWDQDDQALLLGAYFYGYLITSLPGGMLAERFGGRAVAGYSCILTAIFTALTPFAASWGVWAVFLVRFIIGFLGGVVYPCCHCLISKWAPPVEKGKFVAALMGGTFGTVITWPISGLIVESMGWPWAFYMVAIFIGLVTLVWFIIVDDSPALHTTISIEERDLILNSLGGSVSTKKKLPPFKYVALSLPFWSLLLLHYGNMWGLFFLITAAPKFMSEVLGFNLSSAGFLSSLPHLARLICAFGFGAIADIIRRKELISVTKIRKIFCIPSHIIPGVFLIILAYFGRDPYVCVAIITFSLGFNGAATVTNLANSQDLAPNYAGTLYGTINFVGTTPGIFSPMIVAYFTRDENTIDQWQNIFLIGAGAYIVPAIIFSILGSGKIQKWNDIDNDSNEKDVANTKL